From Vigna unguiculata cultivar IT97K-499-35 chromosome 5, ASM411807v1, whole genome shotgun sequence, the proteins below share one genomic window:
- the LOC114182933 gene encoding receptor-like protein kinase, with product MHSTIFTRCLLFFSFLFHAVSALTSDGLTLLSLTTHWNSVPPSINTTWLASDSTPCASWVGVQCHHTHHVIYLNLTGYGISGKLGPEIGNISRLNYLDLTNNNLSGPIPHSFKNLHSLQFLSLANNQLSGEIPHSLSQIPVLDTIDLSNNLLSGSIPTSIGNMSELLLLYLQSNQLSGTIPSSIGNCSKLQELCLNTNQLEGVLPQSLDNLDHLEYFDVSDNRLTGTISLGSTNCKNLVVLVLSDNDFSGGLPSSLGNCSSLSEFFAVNCNLVGNIPPSFGLLTKLSILCLPVNHLSGKIPPEIGNCKSLTDLELYSNRLEGNIPSELGKLRKLVDLQLFSNQLTGEIPLSIWKIKGLQSLHLYNNSLSGELPLEIAELKQLKNISLFSNQFSGVIPQSLGINSSLVLLDFTSNKFTGNIPPNLCFGKKLKILNLGINQLQGSVPPDVGSCTTLTRLILKQNNFTGPLPHFKSCQNLVYMEIGNNKIHGAIPSSLGNCTRITDLILSMNKFTGAIPSELGNLVNLRTLNLAHNNLEGPLPSQLSKCTRMDRFDVGFNFLNGSLPSSLQSWTELTTLILSENRFSGGLPSFLSEFKMISELQLGGNVFGGKIPVSVGAMQKLIYGLNLSSNRLTGEIPVEIRNLKMLRTLDLSQNNLTGGIEVLGDLISLVELNISYNSFRGIVPKTLMKFLNSSLSSFRGNPGLCIRCSASDCLAFSERSSLKSCDDKSTKHKGLSKIQIVKMFLGLSIFLGLGLLALVCVVVFERIAKQENNISSEQGSSYLLNKVMEATANLNDRYIIGRGAHGIVYKALIGPDKAFAVKKIGLAASQGKNSSMVREIQTLGKIRHRNLVKLEDFWLRKDCGIILYSYMEKGSLHDVLHERTPPPTLKWSVRYKIAVGIAHGLAYLHYDCDPPIVHRDIKPSNILLDSDMEPHIADFGIAKLLEQSSPASNTSIVVPGTIGYIAPENAYATTSSRECDVYSYGVVLLELITRKKAATDPSYMEGGVLVDWVKSVWRETAEIHQIADSILSGEFADTHIMENVTKVLMVGLRCTEKDPHKRPTMRDVINQLSDSNPRTRSTKG from the exons ATGCATTCCACCATCTTCACAAGGtgccttcttttcttctctttcctctTTCATGCTGTCTCTGCACTCACCTCCGATGGCCTCACCCTGTTATCTCTCACGACCCACTGGAACTCCGTGCCTCCTTCCATAAACACCACGTGGCTTGCCTCTGATTCCACTCCATGCGCCTCTTGGGTAGGAGTTCAATGCCACCATACCCACCATGTCATCTACCTTAACCTCACAGGTTATGGGATTTCTGGTAAGTTAGGTCCTGAAATTGGAAACATTTCTCGCCTAAACTACTTAGACCTTACAAATAACAACCTCAGTGGCCCAATACCTCACTCCTTCAAAAACTTGCACAGCCTCCAGTTTCTCAGCCTTGCCAATAATCAGCTATCTGGTGAAATTCCACATTCCTTGTCTCAAATACCTGTTCTGGATACTATTGATCTATCAAATAACCTTTTAAGCGGTTCCATTCCCACCAGTATTGGGAACATGTCTGAGCTTTTGCTGTTGTATCTTCAGAGTAACCAGTTGTCTGGGACAATTCCTTCATCCATTGGGAATTGCAGTAAATTGCAAGAATTGTGTCTGAACACGAATCAGTTGGAGGGTGTACTGCCTCAGAGTCTAGATAATCTCGATCATCTGGAATATTTTGATGTCTCCGATAATAGACTTACGGGTACAATTTCTTTGGGTTCAACTAATTGTAAAAATTTAGTAGTTTTGGTTCTCTCAGACAATGACTTTAGTGGTGGCCTTCCCTCAAGCCTGGGGAACTGTAGTAGTTTATCGGAATTTTTTGCTGTGAACTGCAATTTGGTGGGGAATATTCCACCCTCCTTTGGGCTACTGACCAAGCTTTCTATTCTATGCCTTCCGGTGAACCATTTATCTGGAAAAATACCTCCAGAAATTGGGAACTGCAAGTCTCTGACAGATTTAGAGCTGTATTCCAATCGGCTTGAGGGTAACATTCCAAGTGAATTGGGAAAACTAAGAAAACTGGTGGATTTGCAATTGTTTTCAAATCAATTGACTGGTGAAATTCCACTCAGCATCTGGAAGATTAAAGGTCTTCAGTCTCTGCATCTGTATAATAATAGTCTTTCTGGAGAATTGCCATTGGAGATTGCAGAGCTCAAGCAGCTGAAAAACATCTCTTTGTTTAGCAACCAGTTTTCCGGTGTCATACCTCAAAGCTTGGGAATTAACAGCAGTTTAGTTCTGTTGGACTTCACAAGTAATAAATTCACTGGCAACATCCCACCAAATCTGTGTTTTGGCAAGAAGTTAAAGATCCTGAATTTGGGCATTAATCAACTTCAAGGTAGCGTACCTCCTGATGTTGGGAGCTGTACAACACTTACAAGATTAATCCTCAAACAGAATAATTTTACTGGGCCTCTTCCTCATTTTAAGAGCTGTCAAAATCTCGTTTATATGGAAATTGGCAACAACAAAATTCATGGAGCAATTCCATCAAGTTTGGGAAACTGCACACGTATCACTGACTTAATTCTGTCCATGAACAAATTTACAGGGGCAATACCATCAGAGCTAGGGAACCTAGTGAATCTTCGGACTTTGAATCTCGCTCACAATAACTTAGAAGGTCCTTTGCCCTCTCAGCTATCAAAGTGCACCAGAATGGACAGGTTTGATGTCGGATTCAATTTCCTAAATGGTTCATTGCCATCAAGTCTGCAGAGCTGGACAGAGCTAACCACATTAATTTTGAGCGAGAATCGCTTTAGTGGGGGCCTCCCGTCTTTCTTGTCGGAATTCAAAATGATTTCTGAGCTACAACTTGGTGGCAATGTGTTCGGAGGCAAAATTCCCGTATCAGTTGGAGCAATGCAGAAATTGATCTATGGTTTGAATCTAAGTTCAAATAGGTTGACTGGTGAAATTCCTGTGGAGATTAGAAACCTGAAAATGTTGCGAACACTGGATCTGTCTCAGAACAATTTGACAGGAGGCATAGAAGTTCTTGGTGACCTCATCTCCTTAGTGGAACTCAATATTTCATACAATTCTTTTCGTGGTATTGTACCAAAGACGCTGATGAAGTTTCTTAATTCTTCCTTGTCATCGTTCCGGGGCAATCCTGGCCTCTGCATCAGATGTTCAGCGTCAGATTGCTTGGCTTTCTCGGAAAGAAGCTCTCTAAAATCATGCGATGACAAATCTACTAAACACAAAGGCTTGAGTAAAATTCAAATTGTGAAGATGTTTCTTGGATTGTCCATATTTCTTGGTTTGGGGTTGCTGGCATtagtttgtgttgttgtttttgagAGAATAGCTAAGCAGGAAAACAATATCTCTTCTGAACAGGGTTCTTCATACCTTCTTAACAAAGTCATGGAGGCCACAGCGAACCTAAATGATCGATATATTATTGGTAGAGGAGCTCATGGAATTGTTTATAAAGCTCTGATAGGTCCAGACAAAGCTTTTGCGGTGAAAAAGATAGGATTGGCTGCGAGCCAAGGTAAGAACTCGAGCATGGTCAGAGAGATTCAGACCCTTGGGAAAATCAGGCATCGAAATCTAGTCAAATTGGAAGACTTTTGGTTGAGAAAAGATTGTGGTATAATTTTGTACAGCTACATGGAAAAGGGAAGTCTCCATGATGTTTTGCATGAAAGGACACCACCACCAACCTTAAAGTGGAGTGTTCGGTATAAGATAGCTGTTGGAATTGCTCATGGATTAGCTTATCTCCACTATGACTGTGACCCTCCCATTGTGCACCGAGACATCAAGCCCAGCAATATTCTTTTAGACTCTGACATGGAGCCTCACATTGCTGACTTTGGTATTGCCAAACTTCTGGAACAGTCTTCTCCTGCTTCAAATACTTCCATTGTTGTGCCGGGTACTATTGGTTATATTGCTCCAG AGAATGCTTATGCAACAACAAGTAGTAGGGAGTGTGATGTGTACAGTTACGGAGTTGTTTTGCTTGAGCTGATAACAAGAAAGAAAGCAGCCACAGATCCTTCCTACATGGAGGGTGGTGTTTTGGTGGATTGGGTTAAATCTGTGTGGAGGGAAACAGCAGAAATTCATCAAATTGCTGATTCTATCCTTTCAGGGGAATTTGCAGATACCCATATAATGGAAAACGTTACCAAAGTGCTTATGGTTGGTTTGAGATGTACTGAGAAGGATCCACACAAGAGACCCACAATGAGAGATGTTATTAATCAATTGTCAGATTCCAATCCACGAACAAGAAGCACAAAGGGGTAG